GGCCGTCAACAACACACCCCCCCaccctctctcttttttttttttaagtttatttagCTTGTATTTTTGTTGTAATGCTGGTATAGTTTTCAGATCTGGAGTTTAGTTCCCCTCCTTGGATGTGGTTTATTGTTCAGTTTCTTTGTTTTGTACGTGGGTACATGTTATGTCAAGGGTTTCCTTACTTGGATGGCATCTCAAAGAAGCGGTTGTAGTTAATCTTAGGCACTGATCTTTTTATGGGGTATATGAGCTTGCTTGGCTTACTTGCTGTGAAGGAGACATCTTTCTTGGGGAAGAGTTCTCTAACGGTTTTATTATATGCTGAGAGTTTTTCCTAGTGTTGCAAGTAAAAAATTTGGTGCGACAGCTACGACGTCAGCAAGTTTCAAGCTTCCTTTGAATCATTTGCCCAGTTGTAATAAGTTTCTTAGTTGTTGGACTTTGGTCATGCTCGATGGCTGAAATTGTAATTGGGTTCATTACATGAATAGGCTTGTATTTTGACCTGTGTTTCTATCACAATGAAGTCTTCTTTttcgataaaaaaaaaagaatacacAAAATTTCTACCAAATAATTGGGCTAATAATTTAAAAGTCATAAAAGTCCTATTAAAATCAATTTCAAAAATGCACACAAAAATCCTACCAAAACATAGCCAAATCACATTAGAAAATCTGGTTAGAATGTTATGGCGGTGGGAATCGACTAATACAACGGGTCATACAAGCACCAAGCTCGTCAAGTCAGATAATAAAAACAAAGACCAAGACTCCTTTacctccattaaaaaaaaaaaatctatatattGTTAATCtactaaaattaaagaaataatttcaaattctttccaaatatataattacatatccaAGACCTAACCCGTGATTATTACCCAGTCTATTCTTTTGTAGAGCCCTGACTTTTCCAGCACTTAAAAGGCAATGTCGTGCACGATGgggtatcaattaaattcatCCATAAATTGGAATCAACTTATGTAGCTAGTCAAGTCAACTCATATAGAAATTTTTTAGAAATTATTAAATACATTCGATcccatgtatatatattatttgtcATAATCACATAGACCCAGCTTTTATATTATAAGGATGACTCATATTTTTATAAAAGAGAGAATCATCTTGTGTACACTGATAATATCCTATAATCTTCTGAAATTTTTATGCTAGCACCAACCAGTGAAGTTTTTAAATATAGATTTAAGTAATTAATCCCAAAGATGATTTTAAGTAATAATGctcaatgataaaaaaaaaaaaaaaaaaaaaaaaatctgcaacTAAGATTTACGGAGAAATTAATAGCCTTCAAATCTATTATTTGACATATGAATTTTCGCCTAAAAACCAAAACACAGTGGAATCTgtatataaaatacataaaatttttatagatgTTAAATCCtcttaactaatttttttttttcctttaaatagCTCTCCAATCGTCCATTTCCTTCACATTGCTTTTCCATATTTAATGATGAAAAATATACTTCTCTTTTGGTTGCTCCTCATAGCAACCATTAATTGTGTTGGCTTCTGCTATGCAGCTTGCATTCTGAGCAAGAAGGAAGCCCTTTCGAAGTTCAAGCATCATCTTTCCAATCCTTCAAACCCGCTCTTATATTGGGTTGGAGACTGCTGCGGAATGGAGTCATCTGCGACTACTAAACCACCCTGTTTGATAATAAATTTGACTTTCGATAAAAAAGCTGTGCATAAACTCGCACTTTGAAGAATATGTTGTACTATACTGATCCAAACGCTGAATAATTACTCTTTTATGAAGTTGCGTCTGTCTCGTTTATTATGGATCAATGGTTCATCAACTGGAGCTCTCTAGAGTTATTGTTAGTGAAGGTTGTTCAGTTTATCCAAGAAAAAGAaaatgctattttttttttttattatgttagACTTTATGATTTTATGAGTTTATTgattaagaaatttaaattgttGTTATTAGTTTCAGTCtagatatatttttattaaatattataaatattcacCTGAGTTTGGTCGTCTTCTTCAACTTAGTTCATGGGTCTGACTCGCTGCACCCAAATGTCTTTCAGAACTATGCTTAAATGTAGTGCTGTTAATTGGTTACTTGAAATCCCATTTGTTTTTGTATTTATGAACTTTAAGGATTCGAAATCCTATGAGGATATTGCTAATTGGTTGCTTGAGCTACTATGCATTGATTGTTCTGCTTTCTTGTTTGTATCTGTTGGATTTTCTTGTCACTGCAAACTCACATGAAACAGAGGCTGCACCTTACACAACTCAAGATAGGAAATGCAGAATTCACACTCACAGATTTCATTAGATTAGGCTGCTTATACAGCACAAAAGTAGTAAAAAAAGCATGGTCCATAAACACTACAACAAGTTTCAATCCTTCAAACCTGTTTACATCTTGGGCTGGCGGTAGAGATTGCTGTGGAATAGAGTCATCTGCGATTACTAACTAAACCATATGATCAAATGGTTGGCCTGTTGGAGCTCTCTAGAGATACTGTTAGTGAAGGTTTGCTCAGATTATTCAAGAAACTGATAATgctaaaatgttttttttttttattttataatgttgacccttataATTTTATGAGTTTATTGATAAAGAGATTTAAATTGTCGCTATTAGTTTGAGTCTAgatatgtttttattaaatattataaatattcatGTAAGTAAAGCTAACAAAATGAAtgatttgttttctttatttcctttcTCGTGTGAATCCAAAGGATTCACAGATTGATTGTTTCAAAAATATCCGATTTTGATATAATTGCTATTGTATTAATAATTAATGAACAAAGATTATGATTAGATgttgtattatcatggcttttcttTTTTTTGTAAGTCTGAAACCTGAGTCCATATaaaaaaacatatatttaatattgaAAATTTTCCAAACTAGACAATTTGAAGAAATCAAGCACATAGAACTTGAAGTTGGAATTCAGCTTCTACAAAAATTATCATATTAGATTAAAAGTTCGTTCTTTTACATGATCCATGTCCAAAGAACATAGCTAGAACTTggaagttggcaaatatttctgaAGCTAGAACGGTCAAAATTCTAtccaattcaaaatttacatagTGCTTCAACCTTCCAGTtgcttttgatttaattaaaaaaaaaaaaaaacctcatttTTACAGAAAGCAGATGGCAGTGACTCGTATAATTAAATAGAAATCTCAAAATATACAAGTGGTATTGCAGGTTCAGATGCTCGtgtctatttacatctctaatgcaAGATATGTGATTGCAGAGCCAGACATTCAAAATTCAATGCCGCCATTTATCTGAACAGAAACTGATGGTTGACTAACATCAGAAAGTGGGCTGTCAACTCTCACAACGATTCCTGTGCTCCCCACATTACCATTCCATTTAGACCGCCCAATCTGCATTAAGGGTACATAAAATACATCAACAAACAAAAAATTATCCAAAAAAAGATAAATGAATTCCAGGGTGACATGGAATCTCCATTTAGAAGGCTGAATCTATATAACATTAAAGTACTTCGCTCCAGACAAGTTCATCCAGTAATTTGATGATTAGCGTTAAAATATACGTTCATTAAAAATCTGTAGCCCAAGACCTAAGCACAACACATAAGACACAAATCCATTGCAAACTGCAAGACAGTACCAAAAGCCCTTTCCACGAGGCATTGACCAGTACTAACTTGAATAATCTCGTTCAAATTCACTTTGCATCCATTCAAAGATTTTTTGAGCCATCAGAAAGAAATGCCCTGTTAAAACTACGCAATACAATTGTAGTTCACAACGATGGTGTGATTACTACATCAAAGCTATTCAGGAGTAGGAAATGGGCTTAGTTAGTACTTTCTTTAATTGTTTGTATAACAAAAATAATTCATAAGCAATCACTATATGATTTGGAGGCATTCTAATATAAGAACTATGAAGTTGTGCGAGCTCTCCAATTACATTTTGACCCTACTAGTTCAAACCTATGGTTTCCATCTTAGTTGTTCAATTACATTAATACTAGGCCAGACAGTCGTGTGTGCTGACATGCTtttggcttttcaattttttttccgCCAAGCTGCTTCTCAGGAGCAATGGTTTTGGACAAGCTGGAAACCCCGCCCATGGTCCAGGAGAAGGGGGGAACAGAAAAGCAGGTGGGCAAAAGCAAGGCTGCTACGATGCCAAACACCTACCGAGTCTCATTTTTTGCTACATTTGTTctatagaagaaaaaaaaaaatcttgtgtGCTATGTTTACActgtttattttataaattacaaTTTTACAGTCATGGAAATATGCTACCCAGAAATAACAGTCAACTACCCAAACTGCAGTTTCTCGTTTAAGGAAAAATATTTGCTGCAACTGAATACATTTCAATGGCATGGAGGTTTCCATCATGAGAACTGGATGGCTTTTCTTCAGAGACTTGCATTATGTTTTTGAACAAAAGCAGCAGCGGGTGAAAAAAGTGAAATCATTTTTGAAGTCAAATTGATTTTTACCCATCTAGTTTGATTGAATGacaaaaagaggaaggaaaattGAGAAGAAGAGACGGGGAAGGGGGTGGATGGGTGGGTAGGGGAAGAAGGTAAAGATCTACAAGCAAGCCCAAGAGCAAGTAGAGATGTGATCAAGTTAATAGATACACCGACACTAAATAAATAGAGCAAACTTACAGACAGTGATGCAAATACTGAAGGGTATGTCAAGAATGCACAGCCACATATCAGATTTAGTTGCTCATTCACTGAATGAATAAGTTCTGCCTGCACCCCAGGATTGTTTCCGCCAAAAGTTGGGCACAAACTGGCAAAGTGTAAAACCGAACAATGTTAATTACATGGTGATCTGAACAAGGAAAAGCAAAATGAAAGACAAAATAGATGCAATAAATAACTCCTAAAGACCATGCTTCAATTGAACACACAACTAGTATGTTGTTAAATTGGGGAAAAATTGGCAATAAAGCAAGAATAAAAACAGATTCTGCATTAAACTCGACCAATATTGACATCTATGTTAGTATGTTACTTAACTCGCGACTTCATTGTTACATACTCATGTCACATACTTGTCAAGACACCTTTTACTAGTATAATGCTATCCAACAGGCCCAGTTCCAACTCCAATAACAATGATAAGACCAGGCAGCTGTCACAGCCCCATGAAAGATTTGGTTCTCCTAAAGCCAGTTAAATTGTACAGTGCAAAAATCTTATTTATACTGAGCTAATTTGACTGCAAGTGAACAGGAAAGAATAGAGAGAAAGCAAATGCAAGATCAGGCTGCCTGATTCAAAGGACCCTGGATGAGGCTTAATAATGGGCCACTTCAAAGCAGAATTCTGTTAGCTATTAGGCTAGGAACCTGGTAGTCGAGTGCCCCTCTCATAGCATAGGAAGTCAAGGAAGCAAAACCAGAACCTCCCTTCTCTCCTTTAAGAGTTTCCAATGTATTAgaaacaaaattattaaaaagaagAACAAGGAGATTCCTGTTATAGAAGAAGTACCAGCAGCATTACAAAGTGTGGATTTTTTCCCTACAGGTCAGATTTGTCTAATGCTAGATCACAGAAGGCAACAAACATTCTCTGCGTCCAAATTTTTAGTTCCTAAGGCAAAATGCAGTAAATCTGTAAATGTTCAAATCAGCATAAACTGAATACTGTACCAGAAAAGCTAAGCACAACTATGGCCGAAACTGACCCAATAAGCAGCATATATTGACTAATCCCAGAgctcctttctttttttctttttctttttgttttcatttttaactatttactatcagaaatgcttacacacacacacaaaatttTGTTATTCATCAAGCATCTACTTTCTTTCCTCCCTGCTTAAAATACTAAGAACCAGATAAACATTTAATCTCAGGGTGCAAATATAGCATTGGATGTAACCATTGACAAAAAGAACCATAAGACAACACTGAAAAGAGAATAAAATATGGTATTTAGACCATTCAAGAAGTTATGGCATAGCTAGTAATGCTAATATCATAAACCATATTCTTTACAGGTTATTGCAGGACTTAAAAGGCCATAGTCAATGCAACCATTCTGCTCATGTCATCCATATGTCCCATTGTGCCACATGGAGAAAAGGAATAATGACGTGACATTATAAACATAAAAGTAAACCTGAAAAGTTACCTGAACTGAACTGTAGGCCTCACCATTAGGCCTGATCTTTGCCATGCTAAGGCTTGAGCAAAACCTAATGTAAATGATTTGTCAGGCCATTGTACCATTGGTGTGATGCGTGTACCCCACTTGTTCTGTTAAGACATTTTAAAAGAACCTTTTTTACAAATCCATGAAactcattaaaattatttagattttGCATGCAAGTCCATTCCAAACTAAATACCAACAAAATTCTCAAAGATTGTTTCTGGATAAGTGCTTGAGGGGAATTACTTGAACTTAAATAGTTTCAGTGTTGATAATGCATATATTTTCTTTAGTTAGGTATTAATGAATGCGTACTGCTAACTTATTTgacaattaatttgaaataattattaaaaaaaaagtaatttcaaATGTACACTATTTAACACTTGGATTAACCATATCGATGCAGTCCAAGAGGACTCCATTTAGCAAttatgttaatttaaattttcattgtaaaattagGAATTGAAGTAGCAGTTTATTTTATTTAGCAAGTTTGAGTTCATTTAGTATTCCTACTATTGGTTTAATAGTCCCAAATAGTATTTCATTAATATTTTCCTTATTTTGGGATTCCTAATCTTATGAGTGTCCTCTAGGTATTTTACTAGAGAAGAGTATATTATGATTATAATTGACAATTGagaattaataaaattgaaaatttgtttCTCTAGTCTCTACCCATTGTGCTCTTCTTGTTCTAAATCACATATATCTCTCTAGcttctaaatgacacaatttataCTAAAATAAATATTAGATTTCAAAATATCTCCATCCACATGCAACCTAAGATTATCTTGAAATCATCAAGAACCGGTCATCTATCATAACCTGACCTTATGAGAAAAGCTAAACCTCATTTCTCCTGGATATTGACCCTGAGCTTGGAGAAGGCCCCCAAAAATGGGTAGAAAAGCACTTGTAGTCAGCCCCTCGCCTGACACATAGGTAAACTGACCATTTGGAAACTGCAAATCCACGAATGACTGCATGTAGAAAGCAGTAGCAAGAGGAGAAAGAAGAATAAGAAACCAGAAAATTAATCTCAAGAAACTGACATTAGTAAAGAGTATCGCTACAGGAAAAATGCTGTGACAGCACTTGTCTTGATACATTAATTATCAACAAGTTAACTTCTCACAGAGATGGAAATAGATTTTTGTTGCAAGACAACTGAGCTATCCTTTCAGTCATTCAATAAATATCACTTCAAGAATGCATATGGGAGTTAAAAGCAACCTTGTCAAATTTTCAATATCAATCACACAGTTTCCCCCCTTATTTTTCTAACTACTTCAAGAAAATCATGCTCATTGAACTATTTCTCTTGCTTACCCTGCACTTGCCTTTCCAAAATCCAAAGTGATTGTATTTGATGTAAAGTAGGATTAAAGTTTTCAGCTACAGAGTTACAAATTCAATAATAATCTTTCCCTACACGTTACCATCAATAGATCACACTTCTAACTATGCCTTTGAATACAACTGTTATACTGGATTCAAGCATACAGTCAGTCTAATCTCTCATATTTCAGAAGAAGTACTTACACAAGCCAAAGGATTAAGACAGAGCATTGACATTAACAGCCACCTTCTATGCTTTGACCATACAGCAGGACACAGAGAATGCATCCCATTCTGAAAAGACCAAAAGGAAAGGTCTTCACAAATAAAGCACCAAGCAAGAAACATCTAGATGCAAATATGTGTATACTATAATGCAAAGCATTTCTCAGTAAAATCTAGGGAGTACAATCTTGACAGATGACATCTTAGATGTAAAAAATGCCAATAGCAATGTTAGCATAGCAACATATGCACCACAAGGCAACTAATATATATACAGAAGAAGTAACAATGCAAAATTGTTACTACAATGTTAAGCGAATAAATTAAGCTACCCAATAACAGGGTATAGAGGTAAATCAGTAAAACAATTATGAGAAAGCAGACCGCTAATGTTCAGTGAGTACTTCAAGCCCTTATCTTTGGAGGCCTATTCTTTTCAACCTTCAGATGAAATCCAGGGCTCAAGAGGATGTACATTTTTTAGGACAGGCAGGTAAAAGGATATCCGAACACTTTGTATCTTCTGCACACTCACCTCCAAAtacattatatttttcattttacaACCACTCTGGCTAAAATTGATCATTACCTTCCTATCATAACCATACCAAAGCAAGTGTTGCTTTGACAGATGAACAGGCAGAAGAAGTGTCGAGTCACGAACAAATAGTAATGGTCCAAGCTGGAACAGAAAGAGTGATGAATTATCATTTCCTGATGTGGAACTGCCATGTGATGCCTCAACTCTCCATAAATCTCCCCTTGCAACCAAAGAACTCTCTATATTGTTGTTTCTACTGTCATAAGTTGATGTGATATTTACGACGCCCTGCATGCAGTAGAAAATGAACCACTGAAAAACTGCAAGAATGAAATATATTAGAAAACAAATGACACTTCATAGTGGTTCATTGACTCTGATGATAATAACATTATAAAATGAAAAACTACTGCTGCAGGGAAACATGCTGTCATAATGATGTTAATGATGGGTCATATTCCTTGTTCACTAGAAACGACTTTCAATTGGCTACAGTGTTGTCAAAAGGCACTTGGGTGAGGCGAAATCCAAGCACCTTGCTCTGGAAGGCTCTAGACAGAGCGCCTTCAACTAGGTGCCCAGgcgagaaatttaaaaaaaaaaaaaagttgagaaagagaaaagctgACCTGATTTATTTTTCATCTTTTGGCATCCACACGATGACTAAAGAATTAGGATTTTTGAGTTTacataacataatgaataaaatTGAACAATGCATctagaattttaaattatattatgtgcTTTATGAATTTTGCTTTAACATTTTGTGTTATTAGAAAAATACTTTTGATTTTAAAGCTTAAAACAAAAATCTATTATGAAATATGAATATGAAATTTGGTAATTTATTTATTGTGTGATATGTTAGActtttttatattgtatatttaattatttgttaTTTTAGAATAAATTAGTGTCTCACTTTGCTCGAGTGAATGCCTAACTCCTCAGGTGATGAAAGACCTTCTCACCTTAAGGGCGCCTAGCGCTTTTGACAGCACTGATTAGCTATATCTAATATGCTGAACACTTGCATGTGTAATACATATGCTTGTCATGCACCCAGCTGGCCTGAGAGGCCAGGGGAGATATGTGACTAAGGAGGAGCAATATGACTTAACAAAGTTCCATTCATATAACCATAACATGTTATTATCACTTTTACCGTACAGTCTGTACCTCCACCCACCTTTCTGCACTTATTCAAGAAGTAACTATGATTTGAGTCAATCATTCACCAAcaattcaattgtcttctcaGTATCTAACCAACTCTTTTATCTTCTACTGCATAAACTTCCTATCTATCCTTTCTTGATCTGTCTATCATCTCTAGAACATGCAGAGTGACTTTCAAACTAATGCATGAAAGCAACTTAAGCTGAAGCTGTTTCATCAACAATGGCCTTGCTACAGAAGCATATCTGATTTTTA
The Hevea brasiliensis isolate MT/VB/25A 57/8 chromosome 15, ASM3005281v1, whole genome shotgun sequence genome window above contains:
- the LOC110654232 gene encoding uncharacterized protein LOC110654232, whose product is MSVERSFEAWEEVQRHGQDLADRLAQGFTGLIQSHMTNPPAFPWPNPQKSKLFDLEFPGHSFNGRDFGVLADNTGINGVSAIFDIGNRIGQAGADFGAGLNGLVQQLFRMLPVPFRQEESVGMEVRMDGNRSNIGLGMEGDLGLVSEGLRDYGFVENATGGKLDGSSDEETGGFNLKSVGLLGKPQGVVNITSTYDSRNNNIESSLVARGDLWRVEASHGSSTSGNDNSSLFLFQLGPLLFVRDSTLLLPVHLSKQHLLWYGYDRKNGMHSLCPAVWSKHRRWLLMSMLCLNPLACSFVDLQFPNGQFTYVSGEGLTTSAFLPIFGGLLQAQGQYPGEMRFSFSHKNKWGTRITPMVQWPDKSFTLGFAQALAWQRSGLMVRPTVQFSLCPTFGGNNPGVQAELIHSVNEQLNLICGCAFLTYPSVFASLSIGRSKWNGNVGSTGIVVRVDSPLSDVSQPSVSVQINGGIEF